The genomic DNA GGTTTCTACAATCTTGGCAGAGAGGGACATCGCTTCCTCATCGCCTCCAAAAATCTGAATGCCGACAGGTCTTTCGTAATCAAAAATGTCTAATTTCTGTTTAGATTTTATGGCATCTCTGATCAACCCCTCTGAGGAGATGAACTCCGAGTACATCATATCTGCGCCCTGTTGCTTGCACAACCGCCGAAATGGGGGGTCGCTCACATCTTCCATAGGTGCCAGCAATAGCGGAAATTCTGGCAATTCTATACGCCCTATTTTTATCATTCTGCAAAGATATGATTTTTTACGCTTTTCTTTGTGCAACTAAATATTTCTATAAATAAAAGTGTATTTCCACAAAAATATCCAAAAAAAATTCTCAGCCCTGTGAGGACTGAGAATTTTTTTAAATATAAAGTGATAAGGTCTTACGCTTGTGGGGCATTGTTACCGCCAAGAACGAAAGGCTCTACTTCTTTAATTTCTCCAAACTGTTGCTCGTAGTTTGCAATGTTTTGCTGAAGCGCGTTAAGCACTCTCTTAGCATGTAGCGGTGCTAAGATCACTCTTGATCTTACTTTAGCTTGCTGTACTCCTGGCATAAGCTGGATAAAGTCTAATACAAACTCTGATGGCGAGTGGTTAACTAATGCTAAATTAGCATAAACACCTGCTGCTACTACTTCATTCAATTCAATGTTGATGTTGTTTGGATCTTGGTTTTGATTGTTGTCCATAATTTTATTTTTTAATTTTGAAAATTTGAAAGGCTAAAAATACAAATATTCTTTAACCTTTCAAACTTTCGGGTTATTATTTTAGTTTAAATCTTCAAACTCTTTGTTAGAGCCTACGATAAAGCTCTGATAATCTTTAAGTCCCGTACCTGCAGGAATTCTGTGTCCTACGATAACATTTTCTTTAAGACCGTTCAGTGCATCTACCTTACCAGATACTGCTGCCTCGTTAAGCACCTTCGTGGTTTCTTGGAACGATGCTGCCGACATAAACGACTTGGTCTGCAATGCCGCTCTGGTAATCCCTTGTAATACAGGATGTGCCGTTGCAGTAAGCGCCTCACGAACTTCTACCAGTTTCAGATCTTCACGCTTCAGCTTAGAGTTTTCATCTCTCAACTCTCTTGCTGTAATCATTTGACCAGCTTTCAGTTCTTGAGAGTCTCCAGGGTCGGTTACGACTTTCATTCCGAATACTCTTTCGTTTTCTTGGATGAAGTCTAACTTGTGCTCTAAGCTGCCTTCTAAGAATTGAGTATCACCACCATCTACAATTTCTACTTTGGTCATCATCTGTCTTACAATGATTTCAAAGTGTTTGTCATCAATTTTTACCCCTTGTAGACGGTAAACTTCCTGAATTTCATTCACCAAATACTCTTGTACGGCGGTAGGGCCTTTAATCGCTAAGATGTCGTTCGGCGTAACAGAACCATCAGAAAGTGGTGCTCCCGCCTTCACGAAGTCGTTTTCTTGAACCAAAATCTGGTTAGATAGTTTAACGAGATATTTCTTAATTTCTCCCGTTTTAGACTCCACGATGAGCTCACGGTTACCTCTCTTGATTTTACCGTAAGATACCACCCCATCAATCTCCGTTACTACGGCAGGGTTAGAAGGGTTTCTGGCTTCAAAGAGTTCGGTTACCCTTGGAAGACCACCAGTGATATCCCCTGCTTTCGCTGATTTTCTTGGGATTTTAATCAAGATTTTACCTGCTTTAATCTTCTCGCCATCGTTAACCATTAAGTGGGCGCCCACTGGCAAGTTGTAAGATTTCTGCTCTACGCCTTTGGAATCTACCACTCTAAGTGTAGGTACGGCTTTTTTATTTCTTGATTCGGAGATTACTTTTTCCTCAAATCCTGTTTGTTCATCAATTTCAAGTTGGAAAGATACCCCTTTAATGATGTCTTCGTACTCTACTTTACCTGAAGTTTCGGCAATAATTACCGCGTTATAAGGATCCCACTTCGCAATGAGGTCTCCTTTTTTCACTTTGTCCCCAGGTTTTACAGATAAGATGGAACCATAAGGTACATTCGCAACCATAATTGGTGTTCTGTTGGCATTATCTGCTACCAAACGGAATTCCGTAGAACGCGATACCACGATTTCTGCCTTGTTGCCTTCTTCGTCTTCGGAAGTAATGGTTCTTACCTCGTCCATCTCCACGATACCATCTCTTTTGGCAACGATGGAAGGATTTTCTGAGACATTCCCCGCAGTACCCCCTTGGTGGAAGGTTCTCAAAGTCAGCTGAGTACCAGGCTCCCCAATGGATTGTGCCGCGATAACGCCCACAGCTTCTCCCATATGGATCATCTTGCCAGTGGCTAAGTTTCTACCGTAACACTTAGCACAGATGCCTCGCTTAGACTCACAAGTGAGCGGCGAACGAACTTCCACAGATTCTATACCTGCGTCTTCTATTTTCTTCGCTAAATCTTCATCAATTAGGGCATCTGCCTCTACGATGATGTTATCGTTTTCTGGGTCATAAATATCGTGAAGAGAAATTCTACCTAAAATTCTTTCAGATAGTTTTTCTACAATTTCATCATTTTTCTTAAGCGGCGTTACTTCTACACCTCTTAGTGTACCACAGTCATCTTCGGTAATGATGACATCTTGTGCCACATCCACCAATCTTCTGGTGAGGTACCCCGCATCTGCCGTTTTAAGGGCGGTATCCGCAAGACCTTTACGCGCACCGTGGGTAGAGATAAAGTACTCCAAGATGGAAAGCCCCTCTTTAAAGTTGGCTACAATAGGGTTTTCAATAATCTCTGCCCCTACGGAACCTGCTTTTTGAGGTTTTGCCATCAAACCACGCATCCCTGAAAGCTGGCGGATCTGCTCTTTGGAACCCCTCGCTCCAGAATCCAACATCATATATACCGAGTTGAAGCCGCCTTGGTCGGTTTTCATTCGGCTCATAATCATCTCGGTGAGGTTGGCATTGGTATTGGTCCAGACATCAATCACTTGGTTATAACGCTCTGTATCTGTGATAAGCCCCATATTATAGTTGGCTTTAATCTCATCTACGCTCTCTACGGCATTACCAATCATTGTTCTTTTTTCTTCTGGCACCACAATATCTGCAAGGCTGAAGGAAAGACCACCTTTAAAGGCGTTGGTATAACCTAAATCTTTCATTCTATCCAAGAATTTAACCGTGGTTGGGAAGTCGGTTTCTGCCAAGATTTTACCGATGACATTTCTCAATGATTTCTTCGTTAAAAGCTCATTGATGTATCCGATTTCTTCTGGTACAATTTGGTTAAATAAAATTCTACCTACAGTGGTTTCTATGAGTTTGGTTACTAAAATACCGTTCTCTTTTACTGGGAGTTTACACTTCACTTTGGCATTGAGGGAAGCTCTACCTTCGTTGTAAGCAATTTCTGCTTCTTCTGGAGAGTAGAATACCAGCCCTTCGCCTTTCACCTTGTGGTCTTCGGTAGAGTGGGCTTCTTTAGTCATAAAATAAAGCCCCAATACCATGTCCTGAGATGGTACCGTAATTGGCGAGCCGTTGGCAGGGTTCAAAATGTTCTGAGAACCGAGCATCAAAAGTTGTGCTTCCAAAATCGCCTCTGGCCCGAGTGGCAAGTGCACCGCCATCTGGTCACCATCGAAGTCGGCGTTAAAAGCCGTGGTTACCAATGGGTGGAGCTGGATGGCTTTCCCTTCGATCATCTTTGGTTGGAACGCTTGGATCCCCAAACGGTGGAGGGTAGGCGCTCTGTTGAGAAGTACGGGGTGTCCTTTCATTACATTTTCAAGGATGTCGTACACCACAGGTTCTTTTCTATCGATGATTCTCTTTGCCGATTTTACAGTTTTTACAATCCCTCTTTCAATCAATTTTCTGATGATAAATGGTTTGTAAAGTTCGGCGGCCATATCTTTAGGGATACCGCATTCGTGGAGTTCCAAAGTTGGTCCTACCACAATTACGGAACGCGCAGAGTAGTCCACCCTTTTCCCTAAGAGGTTCTGACGGAAACGCCCTTGTTTTCCTTTTAA from Riemerella columbina includes the following:
- a CDS encoding DUF3467 domain-containing protein translates to MDNNQNQDPNNINIELNEVVAAGVYANLALVNHSPSEFVLDFIQLMPGVQQAKVRSRVILAPLHAKRVLNALQQNIANYEQQFGEIKEVEPFVLGGNNAPQA
- the rpoC gene encoding DNA-directed RNA polymerase subunit beta', which translates into the protein MSNKNKTSRFNKISIGLASPESILQESRGEVLKPETINYRTHKPERDGLFCEKIFGPVKDYECACGKYKRIRYKGIVCDRCGVEVTEKKVRRERIGHINLVVPVAHIWYFRSLPNKIGYLLGLPSKKLDMIIYYERYVVIQQGIAKKADGSDFEEMEFLTEEEYLDILETLPVENQYLDDSDPNKFVAKMGAEAIEELLRRIDLDQLSYDLRHKAHNETSKQRRTEALKRLSVVEALRDANTRMINRPEWMVMRVLPVIPPELRPLVPLDGGRFATSDLNDLYRRVIIRNNRLKRLLEIKAPEVILRNEKRMLQEAVDSLFDNTRKSSAVKSESNRPLKSLSDSLKGKQGRFRQNLLGKRVDYSARSVIVVGPTLELHECGIPKDMAAELYKPFIIRKLIERGIVKTVKSAKRIIDRKEPVVYDILENVMKGHPVLLNRAPTLHRLGIQAFQPKMIEGKAIQLHPLVTTAFNADFDGDQMAVHLPLGPEAILEAQLLMLGSQNILNPANGSPITVPSQDMVLGLYFMTKEAHSTEDHKVKGEGLVFYSPEEAEIAYNEGRASLNAKVKCKLPVKENGILVTKLIETTVGRILFNQIVPEEIGYINELLTKKSLRNVIGKILAETDFPTTVKFLDRMKDLGYTNAFKGGLSFSLADIVVPEEKRTMIGNAVESVDEIKANYNMGLITDTERYNQVIDVWTNTNANLTEMIMSRMKTDQGGFNSVYMMLDSGARGSKEQIRQLSGMRGLMAKPQKAGSVGAEIIENPIVANFKEGLSILEYFISTHGARKGLADTALKTADAGYLTRRLVDVAQDVIITEDDCGTLRGVEVTPLKKNDEIVEKLSERILGRISLHDIYDPENDNIIVEADALIDEDLAKKIEDAGIESVEVRSPLTCESKRGICAKCYGRNLATGKMIHMGEAVGVIAAQSIGEPGTQLTLRTFHQGGTAGNVSENPSIVAKRDGIVEMDEVRTITSEDEEGNKAEIVVSRSTEFRLVADNANRTPIMVANVPYGSILSVKPGDKVKKGDLIAKWDPYNAVIIAETSGKVEYEDIIKGVSFQLEIDEQTGFEEKVISESRNKKAVPTLRVVDSKGVEQKSYNLPVGAHLMVNDGEKIKAGKILIKIPRKSAKAGDITGGLPRVTELFEARNPSNPAVVTEIDGVVSYGKIKRGNRELIVESKTGEIKKYLVKLSNQILVQENDFVKAGAPLSDGSVTPNDILAIKGPTAVQEYLVNEIQEVYRLQGVKIDDKHFEIIVRQMMTKVEIVDGGDTQFLEGSLEHKLDFIQENERVFGMKVVTDPGDSQELKAGQMITARELRDENSKLKREDLKLVEVREALTATAHPVLQGITRAALQTKSFMSAASFQETTKVLNEAAVSGKVDALNGLKENVIVGHRIPAGTGLKDYQSFIVGSNKEFEDLN